One region of Mucilaginibacter sp. 14171R-50 genomic DNA includes:
- a CDS encoding TetR/AcrR family transcriptional regulator, translated as MRIRNTDKVQLVKQKAIELIVKDGLEGFSMNKLAKACNISVATLYIYYKDRDDLILKIAIDEGTKMGDAMIKDFDPAMPFEEGLRKQWENRYGYMKANPIMTLFFEQLRSSSYQQSFLSSFLTDFKLVMGKFMDNVIARGEIDKMPFEAYWSVAFAPLYNLIRFEQEGQSLSGQPFKMTDEILWKTFDLVVKGLKK; from the coding sequence ATGCGTATTAGAAATACCGATAAAGTACAGCTGGTAAAACAAAAAGCCATTGAGCTTATCGTAAAAGATGGGTTAGAAGGCTTCAGCATGAACAAGCTGGCTAAGGCCTGTAACATCTCTGTAGCTACCCTGTATATTTATTATAAAGATCGTGATGATCTCATCCTGAAGATCGCTATTGATGAAGGGACAAAAATGGGCGATGCCATGATCAAAGACTTTGATCCGGCTATGCCTTTTGAAGAGGGCCTGCGTAAGCAATGGGAAAACCGGTACGGGTACATGAAAGCTAACCCTATTATGACGCTGTTTTTTGAGCAATTACGCAGTTCGTCGTACCAGCAAAGCTTTTTGTCATCCTTCCTTACAGATTTTAAGTTGGTAATGGGGAAGTTTATGGATAATGTAATAGCGCGCGGGGAAATTGATAAAATGCCTTTTGAAGCGTATTGGTCGGTGGCGTTTGCACCCTTGTATAACCTTATACGCTTTGAGCAAGAAGGACAAAGCCTGAGCGGCCAGCCATTTAAAATGACAGATGAAATACTTTGGAAAACTTTTGATCTGGTTGTAAAAGGCCTTAAAAAGTAA
- a CDS encoding polysaccharide deacetylase family protein: MRSLLLMLITGCLVVNLCKAQPGKTEIARWQDDKKGAVSITWDDGSINQFKVALPLLNSFKFPATFFIITGQIPGSQYHGKFIGRPVQDIIKETAAIATNKDNLFERASAAPYLGLVGPMDYYYNAGSLVDAGKTDEAIKLIDEMYAMVRNKQFKPGVQHNPEYLDAHGTTWNDIRKYAAQGHEFASHMITHPRLAILDEPNMLYELTKSKEDILNHLGARYTFSGEGPFGTENERVMRYAYKVYPALRNRMPEPWLKEITRGNPNNPGNTNKEYIQFQRGATTKTPLPMMKAWVDTTAHKNNTWLVLTIHGVDGIGWEALSRQELNDYFSYIKARENDLWVATFGNVTRYMRERQAAAVQVKQNKGAITITLRHTLDKAMYNLPLTLKTGVPANWKSVKITQGKKSLIVKPVTGNSKYAYVLYRAYPNNATITLSPI, translated from the coding sequence ATGAGAAGTTTATTGTTGATGCTTATAACAGGATGCCTTGTAGTGAACCTGTGCAAGGCCCAACCCGGCAAAACCGAAATAGCCCGTTGGCAGGATGATAAAAAGGGAGCGGTATCTATTACCTGGGATGATGGCTCTATTAATCAGTTTAAAGTAGCCCTGCCTCTGCTTAATAGCTTTAAATTCCCGGCTACTTTCTTTATCATTACCGGGCAAATTCCGGGCTCGCAGTATCATGGAAAATTTATAGGGCGCCCGGTGCAGGATATTATAAAGGAAACGGCAGCCATCGCAACCAATAAGGATAACCTGTTTGAGCGGGCTTCGGCGGCACCCTATCTGGGCTTAGTTGGACCGATGGATTATTACTATAATGCAGGGTCGCTTGTTGATGCAGGGAAAACCGATGAGGCAATAAAGCTGATAGACGAGATGTACGCCATGGTGCGTAATAAGCAATTTAAACCCGGAGTGCAGCATAATCCTGAATATTTGGATGCCCACGGCACCACATGGAATGATATCCGAAAGTATGCGGCGCAGGGGCATGAGTTTGCCAGCCATATGATAACCCACCCGCGCCTGGCTATACTTGATGAGCCTAATATGTTATATGAGCTAACCAAAAGCAAAGAAGATATACTTAATCACCTCGGGGCCAGGTATACATTTTCGGGCGAGGGGCCGTTTGGGACCGAAAATGAACGTGTTATGCGTTATGCATATAAAGTTTATCCGGCCCTGCGTAACCGTATGCCCGAACCATGGCTAAAAGAGATAACCCGCGGCAATCCAAACAACCCGGGTAATACTAATAAAGAATACATCCAATTTCAGCGGGGCGCCACTACCAAAACGCCGTTGCCAATGATGAAGGCTTGGGTTGATACCACGGCCCACAAAAATAACACCTGGTTGGTACTAACCATTCATGGGGTAGATGGCATAGGCTGGGAGGCATTGTCGAGGCAGGAACTTAACGACTATTTTAGCTATATTAAAGCACGGGAGAATGACTTGTGGGTAGCAACCTTTGGTAATGTTACACGCTACATGCGCGAAAGGCAGGCCGCTGCGGTGCAGGTAAAACAAAATAAAGGTGCAATAACCATTACCTTACGGCACACGCTTGACAAGGCCATGTACAACCTGCCACTAACCCTTAAAACAGGAGTACCAGCTAACTGGAAGAGTGTTAAGATAACGCAAGGTAAAAAGTCGCTGATTGTTAAACCTGTAACGGGCAACAGTAAGTACGCTTATGTATTATATCGCGCCTATCCTAATAATGCCACAATAACATTATCGCCTATATAA
- a CDS encoding tetratricopeptide repeat protein, translating into MLCILSICLILVGPLFAHEFETKPTYQPNLFISLKKAPVKGRVEAARLMYKQHCRNMNEADAMRCIDEIKRIAVDLEDLPLECATFDMRSDYYSVNRGYNILSNTYFDQAIAFARKNHMQLETGIYQHRKANYYFLYKQNTAACRYFLLSEENLREVGFANVPGVSALFLETANFYYAMGDFENARLNLRYALKYDTKISRTSVNIINTIGLTYRNNGEYELAMNYFNNALKMAAATKDTVWMAIAGGNIGSIYFLQHRYDKALPLIRADYNQSLKYGQKLNAVIALLRIIRINIDHYKFKKAGMQLDTANRLLLNIDKKMLLQRAQYYDLKAILNEQLNNIPQAALYRDRAENLRDSLAKRDNMAAIERVRLQWITEKSRHEFNNLKKSAQINTFKQNTIIVVLILLIIITALVFNRQRLKANKDKELMALEKRRLDEELTNAIRALNGYTESLMQKNILIDKIKAELENVQVKFNSADVAASLDKMLQAHIMTDDSWAEFKRLFTRVHSTFFYNLRHKYANLSDTDVRLLALIKLKLNNREMAGMLGITVDGIKKAKQRLRKKMRLVEDEALEDVTDIL; encoded by the coding sequence ATGCTCTGCATTTTATCGATATGTTTAATACTTGTCGGCCCGTTATTTGCCCATGAGTTTGAGACAAAGCCAACCTATCAACCCAATCTCTTCATAAGCTTAAAAAAAGCGCCCGTTAAAGGACGGGTAGAGGCGGCCAGGCTGATGTATAAGCAGCATTGCCGTAACATGAACGAGGCAGATGCCATGCGCTGTATTGACGAAATAAAACGCATAGCGGTTGACCTTGAAGACCTGCCGCTTGAATGCGCTACCTTTGATATGCGCTCAGACTACTATTCGGTAAATCGGGGATACAACATTTTAAGCAATACCTATTTTGACCAGGCGATTGCCTTCGCCCGAAAAAATCATATGCAACTGGAGACGGGCATATACCAGCATCGCAAAGCCAATTATTACTTCCTTTATAAACAGAATACGGCCGCGTGCCGTTATTTCCTGCTATCAGAAGAGAACCTGCGCGAAGTTGGGTTCGCCAATGTACCCGGGGTAAGTGCCTTATTTTTAGAAACCGCCAACTTTTATTACGCTATGGGCGATTTTGAAAACGCCCGCCTAAACTTGCGGTACGCTCTAAAATATGATACCAAAATATCGCGCACCAGCGTAAATATTATAAATACCATTGGCCTTACTTACCGCAATAACGGGGAGTACGAGTTAGCCATGAATTATTTTAACAACGCCCTAAAAATGGCTGCGGCAACAAAAGATACAGTTTGGATGGCCATTGCAGGCGGCAATATAGGGTCGATATATTTTTTACAACACCGGTATGATAAGGCCCTGCCGCTTATCCGGGCAGATTATAACCAATCGTTAAAGTATGGCCAAAAACTTAATGCGGTTATTGCTTTGTTAAGGATAATTCGCATTAACATTGATCATTACAAGTTTAAGAAAGCGGGCATGCAGTTAGATACCGCCAACCGGTTACTTTTAAACATAGATAAAAAAATGTTATTGCAGCGTGCGCAATATTACGATCTTAAAGCAATACTTAACGAGCAGCTCAATAATATCCCCCAGGCGGCATTATATCGCGATAGGGCAGAAAACCTGCGCGATAGCTTAGCAAAAAGGGATAACATGGCCGCTATCGAACGCGTACGGCTGCAGTGGATAACAGAGAAAAGCAGGCATGAATTTAACAACTTAAAAAAGAGCGCTCAAATAAACACCTTTAAGCAAAACACCATAATTGTAGTATTAATATTGCTAATAATAATAACAGCATTGGTATTTAACCGCCAAAGGTTAAAGGCAAATAAGGATAAGGAACTAATGGCATTAGAAAAGCGGCGACTGGATGAAGAGTTAACAAACGCCATACGCGCGCTAAACGGCTACACAGAAAGCCTGATGCAAAAGAACATTTTGATAGACAAGATTAAGGCGGAGCTTGAAAACGTCCAGGTGAAATTTAACTCGGCTGATGTTGCCGCCAGCCTTGATAAAATGCTGCAGGCCCATATCATGACGGATGATAGTTGGGCTGAATTCAAAAGACTTTTTACCAGGGTACACAGCACTTTCTTTTATAACCTTCGCCATAAATACGCCAACCTGTCTGATACCGATGTACGATTACTGGCCCTAATTAAATTAAAGCTTAACAATCGCGAAATGGCCGGCATGCTGGGCATCACGGTTGATGGCATTAAAAAGGCAAAGCAGCGCCTGCGAAAAAAGATGCGGTTAGTTGAAGACGAGGCTTTGGAAGATGTAACAGACATACTTTAG
- a CDS encoding MFS transporter — MKNQHPVAFTGYQKFVIFILAITQFTVILDFMVMSPLGDMLMKSLNLKPSAFGVAVSAYAFSAGISGLLTAGFADKFDRKKLLLFFYLGFIAGTIFCGLAHTYAVLVAARIITGLFGGVIGSISMAIITDLFALQQRGRVMGFVQMGFGGSQVLGIPIGLYLANAWGWEAPFWMVAALGIIIAIMIAIKLQPVNAHLAVQKDKSVYKHFLHTVVKADYRIGFASTALLSIGGFMMMPFGTAFAVNNLGLTNQQLPALFMVAGISTLVIMPVVGKLSDKIDKFKIFTAASVWTMIMCVVYTNLGVTPLLLVMAFNVLMMIGVMSRMIPSSALTSAIPDTADRGAFMSVNASLQQIAGGVAAAVGGMIVTQQSKGSPLQHYDTVGYVVVGISILSVLLMSRVDKLVKRKMESSKAAVIPEEAFAH; from the coding sequence GTGAAAAATCAACACCCGGTAGCTTTTACAGGCTATCAAAAATTTGTAATATTTATACTTGCCATCACCCAATTTACGGTGATACTGGATTTTATGGTAATGTCGCCCCTTGGCGATATGCTTATGAAATCGCTTAACCTTAAGCCGTCGGCCTTTGGCGTAGCGGTATCGGCCTACGCATTTAGCGCCGGTATATCGGGTTTGCTTACCGCCGGCTTCGCCGACAAGTTCGACCGTAAAAAACTATTGTTATTTTTTTACCTTGGTTTTATTGCAGGGACCATATTTTGCGGCCTTGCACACACCTACGCGGTATTGGTAGCAGCGCGTATCATCACAGGCTTGTTCGGTGGTGTTATCGGCTCTATATCCATGGCCATTATTACCGACCTTTTTGCATTGCAGCAACGCGGCCGCGTAATGGGCTTTGTACAAATGGGCTTTGGCGGCAGCCAGGTTCTGGGAATACCCATTGGCCTTTACCTGGCCAACGCCTGGGGCTGGGAGGCCCCGTTCTGGATGGTCGCTGCGTTAGGTATCATCATTGCCATAATGATAGCCATAAAGCTACAGCCTGTAAACGCACACCTTGCCGTACAAAAGGATAAATCGGTTTATAAGCACTTTTTGCATACGGTTGTCAAAGCCGACTATCGCATTGGCTTTGCATCTACCGCATTGTTATCAATAGGTGGGTTTATGATGATGCCTTTTGGTACCGCCTTCGCGGTTAATAACCTGGGCCTTACCAACCAGCAGTTACCCGCGCTATTTATGGTAGCCGGCATAAGCACGCTGGTAATAATGCCTGTAGTTGGTAAATTAAGCGATAAGATAGATAAGTTTAAAATATTCACCGCAGCGTCTGTTTGGACAATGATCATGTGCGTGGTATACACCAACCTGGGGGTAACACCTTTACTGTTGGTTATGGCTTTTAACGTGTTAATGATGATAGGCGTTATGAGCCGTATGATACCCTCATCAGCACTTACCAGCGCCATACCCGACACAGCCGACCGCGGGGCTTTCATGAGCGTTAACGCGTCGTTACAGCAAATTGCAGGAGGTGTAGCCGCGGCCGTCGGGGGCATGATTGTTACCCAGCAAAGTAAGGGCAGCCCGTTGCAACATTATGACACTGTTGGTTACGTGGTGGTGGGCATATCAATCCTGAGCGTCTTGCTAATGTCGCGGGTAGACAAGCTGGTAAAAAGAAAAATGGAAAGCAGCAAAGCGGCTGTGATCCCTGAAGAAGCTTTTGCACATTAA
- a CDS encoding hydrogen peroxide-inducible genes activator gives MTITQLEYVIAVDTYRSFVTAANKCFVTQPTLSMQIQKLEDTLGVKLFDRSHQPVIPTEIGEEIIAQARILLAESEKIKEIISDRQKELSGELKVGIIPTVSPYILPKILNGFIQKYPQVKLIVWEQTTEMIIQQLKLGMLDCGILSTPLHEASLTEIPVFYENFVAYASKNSKLYKKKTISPDDIDMEEIWVLNEGHCMREQVLNICQRRKATKGYQHFEYNTGSVETLKRMVEMNNGATILPELALAEMSDKQRDRVRYFKTPEPAREVSIVIHRNFLKRRMIEALKTEILDFVPKRLRTRKKKEIMEI, from the coding sequence ATGACCATAACGCAGCTTGAATACGTCATAGCGGTTGATACTTACCGTAGTTTTGTAACCGCCGCAAACAAATGTTTTGTTACACAGCCGACACTGAGTATGCAAATACAAAAATTGGAGGATACACTTGGAGTAAAGCTTTTTGACCGCAGCCACCAGCCGGTTATACCTACCGAAATTGGCGAAGAAATTATTGCGCAGGCGCGAATATTACTTGCCGAGAGCGAGAAGATAAAGGAGATTATCAGCGACCGGCAAAAGGAACTTTCCGGGGAGTTGAAAGTGGGCATTATACCTACAGTATCGCCGTACATTTTACCCAAAATATTAAACGGTTTTATACAAAAGTATCCGCAGGTAAAGCTTATTGTTTGGGAACAGACTACCGAGATGATCATTCAGCAATTGAAACTTGGCATGCTGGATTGCGGCATATTGTCTACGCCGCTGCATGAAGCAAGCCTTACCGAGATTCCCGTTTTTTATGAAAATTTTGTGGCGTATGCTTCAAAGAACAGCAAGCTTTATAAAAAGAAGACCATAAGTCCGGATGATATTGATATGGAAGAGATATGGGTGCTGAACGAAGGACATTGCATGCGCGAGCAGGTGCTTAACATTTGCCAGCGCCGCAAGGCTACAAAAGGGTATCAGCATTTTGAGTATAATACCGGTAGTGTTGAAACCCTTAAACGAATGGTTGAAATGAACAATGGGGCAACCATTTTGCCTGAGCTTGCCCTTGCCGAGATGAGTGATAAGCAGCGCGACCGCGTACGCTATTTTAAAACCCCTGAGCCCGCCCGCGAGGTTAGTATTGTGATACACCGCAATTTTTTAAAGCGCCGGATGATAGAAGCGCTTAAAACCGAAATACTTGATTTTGTACCCAAAAGGCTGCGTACCAGGAAGAAAAAAGAAATTATGGAGATATAA
- a CDS encoding response regulator — MQKLYIYIVEDNPLIACALKKMLLNIGHNICGIAECYDEAVKDLGILNVDLVITDIMLKGEQNGIDLAHYINQHLHIPFIFQSSITSADIINMAFKTGPNAFLPKPVSKAALIKALA, encoded by the coding sequence ATGCAAAAGTTGTACATTTATATTGTTGAAGATAACCCTTTAATTGCCTGCGCGTTAAAGAAGATGCTTCTGAATATTGGACACAACATTTGCGGCATTGCAGAATGTTATGACGAGGCTGTGAAGGACCTTGGAATTTTGAATGTTGACCTTGTAATTACCGACATAATGCTTAAGGGCGAACAAAATGGAATCGACCTGGCACATTATATCAATCAGCATTTACATATTCCCTTCATATTCCAATCATCCATAACATCTGCAGATATAATAAACATGGCCTTTAAAACCGGGCCTAATGCCTTTTTGCCAAAGCCGGTTAGTAAAGCTGCTCTGATAAAAGCGCTAGCCTGA
- the glmS gene encoding glutamine--fructose-6-phosphate transaminase (isomerizing) — protein sequence MCGIVGYIGYRDAYPIVIKGLHRLEYRGYDSAGIALTNHSLKLFKKAGKVSDLEAHVAGQDLTGTAGMGHTRWATHGAPSDRNSHPHSSGDSKLTIIHNGIIENYATLKEALLSKGHVFKSDTDTEVLIHLIEEIKDVTGLGLREAVRLALNRVVGAYAIVIMSEDEPDELIAARKGSPMVIGVGKGEYFIASDATPIVEYTKNVIYLNDNEIAYVRRDDLLIKHIDNTIQTPYVQELELKLEMLEKGGYDHFMLKEIYEQPRSIRDCLRGRIYPEQGLVALGGIKEYIEKLKNIDRIIIVACGTSWHAGLVGEYLIEEFARVPVEVEYASEFRYRNPIISSKDLVIAISQSGETADTMAAIELAKEKGATIFGICNVVGASIPRITHAGVYTHAGPEIGVASTKAFTAQVTVLTLIAFYIAQQRGTITQSKFVEYLTELDEIPALVEQTLQCNDVVKAIAERFKDSANCLFLGRGSSFPVALEGALKLKEISYIHAEGYPAAEMKHGPIALIDTDMPVVFIATKNSSYEKVISNIQEVKARGGHVIAIVSEGDTDVKEMADYTIEIPLTGETFVPLLATIPLQLLSYHIAVMRGCNVDQPRNLAKSVTVE from the coding sequence ATGTGCGGCATAGTAGGTTACATAGGATACAGGGACGCGTATCCAATAGTTATAAAAGGACTTCACAGACTGGAGTACAGGGGGTACGACAGTGCAGGCATCGCCTTAACAAATCACAGCTTAAAACTTTTTAAAAAGGCCGGAAAAGTAAGCGATCTGGAGGCGCATGTAGCCGGGCAGGACCTTACAGGCACGGCAGGCATGGGGCATACTCGTTGGGCCACGCATGGCGCGCCGAGCGACAGAAACTCGCATCCGCACTCATCAGGCGACAGCAAGCTCACAATTATACACAACGGGATCATAGAAAACTACGCTACCTTAAAAGAGGCTCTTTTATCAAAGGGGCACGTGTTTAAAAGCGATACTGATACCGAGGTGTTGATCCATCTTATCGAGGAAATAAAGGACGTAACCGGCCTTGGTTTAAGGGAAGCGGTAAGGCTGGCGTTAAACCGTGTTGTAGGCGCTTACGCTATTGTTATTATGAGCGAGGACGAGCCCGATGAACTTATAGCGGCGCGTAAAGGCAGCCCGATGGTGATTGGCGTAGGTAAAGGCGAGTACTTCATCGCATCAGATGCTACGCCTATTGTTGAATATACTAAAAATGTTATTTATTTAAATGACAACGAAATTGCCTATGTAAGGCGCGACGACCTGCTTATAAAGCACATCGACAATACCATACAAACACCTTATGTACAAGAGCTGGAGCTTAAGCTGGAGATGCTTGAAAAGGGCGGCTACGACCACTTTATGCTCAAAGAGATATATGAGCAGCCGCGGTCGATCCGCGATTGCCTGCGTGGGCGAATTTACCCTGAACAGGGCCTTGTAGCGCTTGGTGGTATAAAAGAGTACATCGAGAAGTTAAAGAATATTGACCGTATTATTATTGTGGCCTGCGGTACATCATGGCATGCCGGCCTGGTTGGCGAATACCTGATCGAAGAATTCGCACGTGTGCCGGTAGAAGTTGAATATGCTTCAGAATTTAGGTACCGAAATCCAATCATTTCGTCTAAAGACCTGGTCATCGCCATATCACAATCCGGTGAAACTGCCGATACTATGGCAGCTATTGAGCTGGCAAAAGAGAAAGGGGCAACTATATTCGGCATTTGTAACGTTGTAGGTGCATCTATTCCGCGTATTACGCACGCGGGTGTTTATACCCACGCAGGGCCCGAAATTGGTGTTGCATCAACCAAGGCGTTTACTGCCCAGGTTACCGTATTAACCCTGATAGCGTTCTACATAGCTCAACAACGGGGTACCATTACCCAAAGTAAGTTTGTTGAATACCTCACCGAGTTAGATGAGATACCGGCATTAGTAGAACAAACCCTACAATGCAATGATGTGGTTAAAGCAATAGCCGAGCGTTTTAAAGATTCGGCAAACTGTTTGTTCCTCGGCCGCGGTAGTTCGTTCCCGGTAGCACTTGAAGGGGCGCTCAAACTAAAAGAGATATCATACATACATGCCGAAGGATATCCGGCTGCTGAGATGAAGCATGGGCCAATTGCATTAATTGATACAGACATGCCGGTGGTATTTATCGCTACAAAAAATTCGTCGTACGAGAAAGTTATAAGCAATATACAGGAAGTTAAAGCCCGCGGAGGTCATGTTATCGCCATAGTGTCCGAAGGTGATACTGATGTCAAGGAAATGGCCGACTATACGATTGAAATACCCTTAACTGGCGAAACCTTTGTACCCTTACTGGCAACTATACCTTTGCAACTGTTATCTTACCACATAGCGGTAATGCGCGGATGCAATGTTGACCAGCCACGCAACCTTGCAAAATCCGTAACCGTGGAGTAA